The genomic DNA TCATGGGAAGCGTCTATTTCGACCCGGAAATCAGTGATCAGGCCAGCCAGAAAAAAAGACCGCCACTGGTGACCCTGTCGCGCAGTTTCGGAGCCAATGGCAGCAAAACGGCTGAATTGCTGGCCAAGAGGCTGGGAGTCCAATGCTATGGCTATACCCTGCTCAACGCCATCGTGGAAACCCTGGAATCCAACAAGCACCTGACCAGACTTTTCGACGAAAAATCGGTCAACACTGTGGAAAATTGGCTCATTCCCCTGTTGACCCAAGGAAAAGGTTCAAAAAACGAATACATGCGTTGCCTGGTCAAGGCGGTGTCAGCCGTTGCCAAGGGCGGTGGTGTGATCGTCGGACGCGGCGCCCACCTGATTCTCTCATTGAATCCTTCGGTCTTCCGGGTCAGGGTGGAGGGCTCGCTGGAAATGTGCGCCAAGCGCATTGCGGCGCGGGAGGGACTCGACCTGGATACCGCCAAAGTCCGCGTTGTCCAGGTCGACAGTGAACGCAAGGACTTTGTGC from Magnetococcales bacterium includes the following:
- a CDS encoding cytidylate kinase-like family protein; translated protein: MENNVRAVNALMGSVYFDPEISDQASQKKRPPLVTLSRSFGANGSKTAELLAKRLGVQCYGYTLLNAIVETLESNKHLTRLFDEKSVNTVENWLIPLLTQGKGSKNEYMRCLVKAVSAVAKGGGVIVGRGAHLILSLNPSVFRVRVEGSLEMCAKRIAAREGLDLDTAKVRVVQVDSERKDFVREIYQSFPSIRAYYDVVINSDHLQPEQMVDIIVFAMEERGLLEHSTKDHPMPTPTSEARMAVNLLSNPPNLEAFLMLSPF